The DNA region ATATATGAAGGCATTGGTTTAGGGTATGCTTCTGTTCAAAATCCAAATAATGGAAGATCTAGCGGTACATATATAAGTAACACAAAATACGATTATATTTATATATCTGGATTGCTTGGTGTGGTTTATTGGGGGGATCGGTTTAAATATTATTTGGAATGCCAACCTGTTTTAAGCCGTGATGGAGCGGTATTTCTCTTCAAGATAGGGGCTTATCTTTAAATTGCTTATTCCTTTCAACTCGGCCCTCTCCATCGAAGATGGACCTGCCTGCCGGCAGGCAGGGAGGGAGGGGGGACCAACCCGATGAAATCGGGTTGGTGGGAGAGGCATAAAATATAATTTGTGTTATAATAATCCATAAATCTTATGACTAGAAAACGTGTTTTATCAGGAATTCAGCCGACCGGGAAACTCCACCTTGGTAACCTTATTGGAGCGGTGGAGAATTGGACCCGGCTTCAGGACCTGTACGACTGCTTCTTTTTTCTGGCCGATCTCCATGCTTTGACGACTGCTTACGCCGAAAGCGGTAAGATCCGCGACAATGTTAAACAGTTGACTATCGACCTATTATCCGCCGGGATCGACCCGGAAAAAGCGGTCCTTTTTCGTCAATCTGATGTACCGGAGCATTCCGAGCTCCATCTAATCCTTTCAATGATCACGCCGCTTTCCTGGCTGGAACGTGTTCCGACCTATAAAGGGAAGATCGAAGAGATGAAAGAAAAAGACCTGGGGACCTACGGTTTCCTCGGTTATCCGCTCCTTCAAGCGGCCGATATCCTGATCTACAAAGCGGACCTGGTCCCGGTCGGGGAAGACCAATTGCCGCATCTGGAACTGACCCGGGAAGTCGCTCGGCGGTTCAATTTTCTCTATAAGGAAATATTCCCGGAGCCAAAAGATGAGCTGACCAACTTTCCGGTCCTCCCCGGGCTTGATGGCCGAAAGATGAGCAAGTCATATGGCAACACGATCGCCATCTCCGATTCGCCGGACGAGATCCGGAAAAAGATCGGGACGATGATCACCGATCCGGCTCGGATCAAAAAAGACGATCCGGGGCATCCCGAAGTTTGCCCGGTCTATTCATATTATAAGGTGTTTGCGAAAGAACGGATCGAGACCGTTGCCACGGAGTGCCGCGAAGCCAAGCGGGGGTGCGTTGCCTGTAAGAAAGAATTGGCCGAGGTTTTGGTGAAATATCTGGAGCCGATCCACGCCCGCCAGGCTATTTTCCAGCGCGATCATGAATTGGTCGCCGGAATTTTAGCCAACGGAGCGGAGCGGGCGCGGGTGGTCGCCGCTAAAACCCTGAAAGAAGCCAAACAGGTGGTGGGATTGATATGAGCGAAGAAGCGCTTCTCAACCGGTCGACCGATTATCAGGTCAAGCTTGATGTCTATGAGGGGCCGTTCGATCTCCTTCTTAAAGCGATCGACGATGGCAAGCTGGAAGTGGGGACCGTTTCCATTAACCAGATCATCACGACCTATTTCGAATATTGGAAAACTTTTCGGCCGAGCCTGATTGCCGCCTCCGACTTTTTGTACATGGCCGCTTATTTGATCGACCTGAAGACCCGCGGGCTCCTGCCGGTCAGGCAAGTCGAAGGCGAAGCGGAGAATGATCTCCAGATCGAAGAGTCGCTGATCTCCCACATTCATGAGTATGCCGCTTACAAGCAGATTGCCAAGAGCCTGCGCCAGCGCAAAGAAGTTTTCGACAAGATCTATTCCCGCCACGAAGGGGAGAAGGTTGAGAAAGATATCCAGCTGGTCGATATTTCACTGCGCGACCTGGTCGTCGCCTTCAAGAAAGTCTATGACGATGCCGCCGAGCGCGATAATATTTTGTCGATCAAGGCGGAAGAGATCACGTTGGAAGACCGGATCATCGAGGTTCGAGACCTTTTGGCGAAGCGGCCGGGAGGGGTGCCGTTCGAAGAATTGTTCATCCGCAAGACCAGGCTGGAAGTGGTCGTGACATTTTTGGCGATCCTGGAATTAGCCAAACAGGGGAATCTGCAGATCAAGCAAGACCGTCGTTTCGCGACAATTATGATATCATTGGGCGGAGATCGACCGGAAGGAGGGGATAGTGATGGAAACAGTTGAGAACCTTGGCAATACGGTAGAAGCTGTCGAAAGCGTGACGCTCGATCCAGCCAGGATCAAAAACATTATTGAATCGGTTTTGTTCGTGGCCAGAAAGCCCTTGTCGGTTGAACAGTTGGAAGAAGTGCTTGAGCTTTCGCGCGATGTTTTCCAGCCGGTTTTAGACGAATTATTGGTTGAATACCAGTCTAAGGGGCTGACTATTTTTCCCGCCGCCGGCGGTTACCTGATGGGGACGATCCCGGACAATGCCGATTACGTGCAAAAGATTTTGCGTCCCAAGGTTGAAACAACTTTGACGCCGACCGCTCTGGAAACCTTGGCGATCATCGCTTACAAACAACCGGTGTCAAGGGGCGAAGTCGAACGGGTCCGGGGAGTCAATTCCGATTACGTTATGGATACGCTGATCTCCAAACGGTTGATCAAAGAAGCGGGGCGGAGCGAAGCGCTCGGCCATCCCTATCTTTACGTCACTTCCGACGACTTTTTGCGGCATTTCGGCCTGAAAGATATTTCGGAGCTGCCGCCGCTGCCGTTTGATATTAACGAAGAACCGATCGATTACAAAGCGATCCTGCCGGAAGAACTTCCCCAGGAAGAAAGTAAGGAGGAGGCTACGACCCTTTAAATCGTATGTTGCGTTACTGGGTGGGGGCGAATTTGGTGGAGGGGGTTGGGCCGGTCAAGCTGAAAAAATTGCTTTCAGACGGTTCCATTAAAGCCGTTTGTGAAAAATTAAACGCCCCGCTGGATCTGGCCGATAAGGAAATCGCCGCCGCCCGCGCTAAAAATATCCAGCTGCTTGCTCTCGACCAAGATAATTATCCACAATTGCTAAAACAAATCCACGATCCGCCGCCGGTCCTTTATCTCAAGGGTGAATTGCGGCCGACTGATCAATGCGCGGTCGCGATTGTTGGGACCAGAAGAGCCTCAACTTATGGGTTGGAAACCGCCCGCCGATTGGCGGGCGAACTGGCTGGCCAAGGGATAACCGTAGTTTCCGGCCTGGCGATGGGGATCGATGCCGCCGCCCACGAAGGGGCGTTGACGGCTGGCGGCCGGACGATCGCGGTCCTGGGTGGCGGGGTCGACGATCCGCAACCGGTCTGTAACGCCGGGCTAGCCGTCCGTGTAGCAAAAAACGGCGCGCTGGTTTCCGAATATCCGCTCGGTTATCAGCCAAATATCTGGTCTTTTCCCCGGCGGAACCGGATCATTTCCGGCTTGTCGCTGGCGGTGATCGTGGTTGAAGGGAGCGAGCAGAGCGGCGCGATGATCACCGCCCGGTTGGGTTTGGAACAGGGGCGGGAAGTAATGGCTGTCCCGGGGCGAATCGATTCCCCCTTGAGCCGCGGACCGCACTCTCTGCTTAAGGACGGCGCCAAATTAGTCGAAACCGTTGGCGATGTTTTGGAAGAATTAAATCTCGCTTCAGAGAAGACGCGGCCGTTGGTCGAACCGGCATATCAATTGACGATCGAAGAACAACGGATTGTCTCCGCTCTGGGATCTGACCCCAAACATCTCGATCTCCTCGCGGCCGAGCTCTCTCTGCCGGGTCACCAATTGTCCGCCGCACTCCTGGCCCTGGAAATGAAAAAAGCGATCAAACAGCTCCCGGGACACTTTTACGTTATGCTATAATAAAACAATGTAGGGGCTCGGCGATCTGGCGCGCTTTAATCCTTCGATTATGAGCTCTAGATTCCCTAGTCCGGCAAATCAATCAGGGAGCACTCATCATGGTTTTATTTTCCGAGATGTTTGCTTCTGAACTCATTGGCATTCCGGTTGTCGATCGGGTTCAGGAGAACATTGGCAAAGTAAAAGATATCCTCATCACGCTGGGCGAAGCTTTCCCTAAGGTCGCGGGACTTCTAATTATTACTCTGGACGGGAAAGAAAAAATCCTGCTGATCGGGGAGATCGACCTCATCGGCCGCCGCTTCGTCTCCACCCGCAACCCCAAAGGGCAGGTCGCCCTGGCTTCCAAACGAGACGGCGAGGTCATGCTGATGCAGGACATCGTCGACAAACAGATCGTTGACTTGGAAGGGGCCCGGGTCATTCGCGTTAACGACCTGAAACTGGCCAAGATGAACCAGGATGTCCGCCTGATCGGGGCCGACGTCGGAGTGCGCGGGATGTTCCGTCGCCTGGGGCTCGAAGGGCTGGTCAATTGGTTCACTTCATTCTTCCATCACCAGGTCCCGGAAAGCCTGATCGGTTGGGACCATGTCCAGTGGCTGGCCGGCGGCAAGATCACCATCCCGAGCAAAACGATCTCCGACCTCCATCCGGCCGACGTCGCCCAGATCATTTCCCAGCTCCATGTCGACGAAAAAACCGCGATCTTTTCCGAACTGGCCGATAAGACCGCGGCCGAAGCGCTCCATGAACTGGAGCCGATGCTCGGCGCGATCATCATTGCCAATATCGATACTAAAAAAGCGCTCGGCGTCCTGGAAAAGATGCCGGTCGACGAAGCGGCCGACATCATCGGCGACCTGACCGAAGACAAAGCCCAGGAACTCCTCCGGCTGATGAAAGTTGCAAAGGCGGGGAAGATCCGCGAGCTGCTGAAGCACCATGATGAAACTGCCGGCGGCTTGATGAACACCGAATTTATTACCTTCCCGCAGGACCTGACCGTTGAGCAGACCATTCTTCGGCTCCGGGAGATGGCGCCGGAAGCGGAAACTATTTATTACCTTTATGTCGTCGACGAACAACAGCGACTGCTCGGGATCTTAAGCCTGCGCAAACTGATCGTTTCTCCGCCGGCCACAATGATCAAGGGCATCATGCTCAAGGATTTCGTGACCCTCTCGCCGGAAATGAAGGAGCGGGAAACGGCCGATATCTTTTCCAAATATAATCTGCTGGCGGTTCCGGTCGTTGATGAAGAGAAGCGGATTCTGGGGATCGTGACGATTGATGACGTCGTCGATTATATCCTCCCGCCTGTTTCCAGACGGAAACGCCAGAGGATCGGATGAAATACTGGAAGCTCCGTTGGCTGATGTTCCTCTCGGTCGTTGGGCCGGGGATCATTACCGGGACCGCCGATAACGACGCCGGCGGTGTCGCGACCTATTCGATCGCCGGGGCGCATTTCGGCTATTCGATGCTCTGGATCTTGATCCTGATCACCTTTATGCTT from Candidatus Margulisiibacteriota bacterium includes:
- the trpS gene encoding tryptophan--tRNA ligase, with amino-acid sequence MTRKRVLSGIQPTGKLHLGNLIGAVENWTRLQDLYDCFFFLADLHALTTAYAESGKIRDNVKQLTIDLLSAGIDPEKAVLFRQSDVPEHSELHLILSMITPLSWLERVPTYKGKIEEMKEKDLGTYGFLGYPLLQAADILIYKADLVPVGEDQLPHLELTREVARRFNFLYKEIFPEPKDELTNFPVLPGLDGRKMSKSYGNTIAISDSPDEIRKKIGTMITDPARIKKDDPGHPEVCPVYSYYKVFAKERIETVATECREAKRGCVACKKELAEVLVKYLEPIHARQAIFQRDHELVAGILANGAERARVVAAKTLKEAKQVVGLI
- a CDS encoding segregation/condensation protein A, whose product is MSEEALLNRSTDYQVKLDVYEGPFDLLLKAIDDGKLEVGTVSINQIITTYFEYWKTFRPSLIAASDFLYMAAYLIDLKTRGLLPVRQVEGEAENDLQIEESLISHIHEYAAYKQIAKSLRQRKEVFDKIYSRHEGEKVEKDIQLVDISLRDLVVAFKKVYDDAAERDNILSIKAEEITLEDRIIEVRDLLAKRPGGVPFEELFIRKTRLEVVVTFLAILELAKQGNLQIKQDRRFATIMISLGGDRPEGGDSDGNS
- the scpB gene encoding SMC-Scp complex subunit ScpB, coding for METVENLGNTVEAVESVTLDPARIKNIIESVLFVARKPLSVEQLEEVLELSRDVFQPVLDELLVEYQSKGLTIFPAAGGYLMGTIPDNADYVQKILRPKVETTLTPTALETLAIIAYKQPVSRGEVERVRGVNSDYVMDTLISKRLIKEAGRSEALGHPYLYVTSDDFLRHFGLKDISELPPLPFDINEEPIDYKAILPEELPQEESKEEATTL
- the dprA gene encoding DNA-processing protein DprA, which codes for MRYWVGANLVEGVGPVKLKKLLSDGSIKAVCEKLNAPLDLADKEIAAARAKNIQLLALDQDNYPQLLKQIHDPPPVLYLKGELRPTDQCAVAIVGTRRASTYGLETARRLAGELAGQGITVVSGLAMGIDAAAHEGALTAGGRTIAVLGGGVDDPQPVCNAGLAVRVAKNGALVSEYPLGYQPNIWSFPRRNRIISGLSLAVIVVEGSEQSGAMITARLGLEQGREVMAVPGRIDSPLSRGPHSLLKDGAKLVETVGDVLEELNLASEKTRPLVEPAYQLTIEEQRIVSALGSDPKHLDLLAAELSLPGHQLSAALLALEMKKAIKQLPGHFYVML
- a CDS encoding CBS domain-containing protein — translated: MFASELIGIPVVDRVQENIGKVKDILITLGEAFPKVAGLLIITLDGKEKILLIGEIDLIGRRFVSTRNPKGQVALASKRDGEVMLMQDIVDKQIVDLEGARVIRVNDLKLAKMNQDVRLIGADVGVRGMFRRLGLEGLVNWFTSFFHHQVPESLIGWDHVQWLAGGKITIPSKTISDLHPADVAQIISQLHVDEKTAIFSELADKTAAEALHELEPMLGAIIIANIDTKKALGVLEKMPVDEAADIIGDLTEDKAQELLRLMKVAKAGKIRELLKHHDETAGGLMNTEFITFPQDLTVEQTILRLREMAPEAETIYYLYVVDEQQRLLGILSLRKLIVSPPATMIKGIMLKDFVTLSPEMKERETADIFSKYNLLAVPVVDEEKRILGIVTIDDVVDYILPPVSRRKRQRIG